The Chitinophaga flava genome has a segment encoding these proteins:
- a CDS encoding Lrp/AsnC family transcriptional regulator produces METLDKTDRRILEVLQQNARLNTKEIAHRIGLSVTPTYERLKKIEKMGVIKDYVTLLHADKIGKTLVAFCNVSLQLHSQLLLKKFEAAISQMEEVMECYHVAGTFDYLLKVVVDDMRSYQHFLTNKLAAIENIAQVHSSFVMTEIKHGTAFKLA; encoded by the coding sequence ATGGAAACACTCGATAAAACAGACCGCCGCATACTGGAAGTATTGCAACAAAACGCCCGCCTCAATACGAAAGAGATCGCACATCGTATAGGCCTTAGCGTTACACCTACCTATGAAAGGTTGAAGAAGATAGAAAAAATGGGGGTCATCAAAGATTATGTCACCCTGCTGCATGCTGATAAAATAGGTAAAACCCTCGTCGCTTTCTGCAACGTATCGCTGCAGCTGCATTCACAGCTACTACTGAAAAAGTTTGAAGCGGCCATCAGCCAGATGGAAGAAGTGATGGAATGTTACCACGTGGCCGGTACTTTCGACTACCTGCTCAAAGTGGTGGTGGATGATATGCGCAGCTATCAGCATTTCCTGACCAACAAACTGGCGGCCATCGAAAACATTGCACAAGTGCACAGCTCCTTTGTAATGACGGAGATCAAACACGGTACGGCATTCAAACTGGCGTAA
- a CDS encoding TolC family protein, with translation MRIHIAAKKRYGLLLCLLPFTSLFAGPVADSLSLRQAVELALSNYPAVKAKQALVKAGQANVTDVKHNWYPALKLHEQIDAGTDNSIYGSYFSMGLIPSTSGGIRNENNPALMSGNIAMASMQWEIYNFGAYGSQQAAARQDLHVNKADLGNTTNQLTLTVIRDYLELLRLNELKQIQADNIRRNAEMARAVTAIVLHGLKPGVDSAIATAELSKARLNLLEVSNRFNQVRIELAAFTGLDTARVKPRIDSSADLPVLLRPDTLGVTDQHPLLEYYHALYQRQQAQEQVVRKQQLPKVNLMAAGWMRGSSGSFNDMYDKNLFSGLGYSRYNYLLGLGITWNITDLKHTREKLAVQQQKSAAAEQELETSRTVLHSMYQQAQADILTAQAKLKELPLQLQAAQAAAKQQMSLYRHGLTSIIEVTNALFVLNRAETDLVQAHDEAWKALFRAAYADNSLQQLVNSL, from the coding sequence ATGCGTATACATATAGCCGCGAAGAAGAGGTATGGGCTATTGTTATGTCTGTTGCCCTTTACTTCTTTGTTCGCCGGACCAGTTGCAGACAGCCTTTCACTCAGGCAGGCTGTTGAACTGGCCCTATCCAATTATCCTGCCGTAAAGGCAAAGCAGGCTCTCGTAAAAGCAGGCCAGGCCAATGTTACAGATGTCAAACATAACTGGTACCCGGCTCTGAAACTACATGAGCAAATAGATGCAGGTACCGATAACAGTATATATGGGTCTTATTTTTCCATGGGTTTGATTCCATCCACTTCAGGTGGTATCCGGAACGAAAACAATCCGGCCCTCATGAGTGGCAATATCGCCATGGCCTCCATGCAATGGGAGATCTATAACTTCGGAGCATATGGCTCCCAACAGGCTGCTGCCCGTCAGGACCTGCATGTAAACAAAGCTGATCTGGGCAATACAACCAACCAGCTTACCTTAACAGTGATCCGGGACTATCTCGAACTGTTACGGCTAAACGAACTAAAACAAATACAGGCAGATAATATCCGTCGTAATGCAGAAATGGCGCGCGCCGTGACCGCTATTGTACTACACGGCCTGAAACCAGGTGTAGACAGCGCCATTGCCACCGCGGAACTTTCCAAAGCAAGGCTTAACCTGCTGGAAGTGTCTAACCGCTTCAATCAGGTACGTATTGAACTGGCAGCTTTTACCGGACTGGATACGGCCCGGGTAAAGCCCCGTATCGATAGCAGCGCTGATCTTCCCGTGCTGCTGAGGCCGGATACACTGGGTGTTACTGATCAGCATCCTTTGCTTGAATACTATCATGCCCTGTACCAGCGGCAGCAGGCACAGGAACAGGTAGTCCGCAAACAACAGTTGCCCAAGGTCAACCTGATGGCAGCCGGCTGGATGCGCGGCTCCAGTGGCTCCTTCAACGACATGTATGATAAAAACCTCTTCAGCGGACTGGGGTACAGCCGCTACAACTACCTGCTGGGGTTAGGCATTACCTGGAATATTACGGATCTGAAACATACCCGGGAAAAGTTGGCGGTACAACAACAGAAGTCTGCCGCTGCAGAGCAGGAGCTGGAAACATCCCGCACTGTGTTGCATAGCATGTATCAGCAGGCACAGGCTGATATACTAACGGCGCAGGCTAAACTAAAAGAACTGCCCTTGCAGCTACAGGCAGCACAAGCCGCTGCCAAACAGCAAATGTCCCTTTACAGGCACGGGCTTACCAGCATTATTGAGGTAACCAACGCACTGTTTGTGCTCAACCGGGCAGAAACAGATTTGGTGCAGGCCCATGACGAAGCATGGAAAGCGCTTTTCCGCGCGGCTTATGCAGATAACAGTCTGCAACAGCTGGTCAATAGCCTTTAA
- a CDS encoding aldo/keto reductase, protein MEKRKLGKSGLEAAPFAFGGNVFGWSVDEATSFKLLDEFTNNGFSLIDTADVYSRWVPGNHGGESETIIGKWMQQRGNRDEVLIATKVGADMGQGANTTKAYILRAVEDSLRRLQTDYIDLYQTHYDTSTPVEETLEAYAILEKAGKVRTIGASNMSAARLEESLRASEQHGYPLYDTFQPEYNLYDRAGYEKELAAVCEKHQIGVICYYSLASGFLSGKYRSQDDIAKSKARGKKALNYLNDRGMRILAALDQVAARYNSTPAGVALAWLLTRPAITAPIASATDIAQLREIMHGVQLQLDHEAVVLLNTASHYD, encoded by the coding sequence ATGGAAAAACGGAAACTTGGAAAATCAGGGCTGGAAGCAGCGCCCTTCGCCTTTGGTGGCAATGTGTTTGGCTGGTCTGTGGATGAAGCCACTTCCTTTAAACTGCTGGATGAGTTTACCAATAACGGGTTTAGTCTGATCGATACTGCCGATGTTTATTCCCGCTGGGTGCCTGGCAATCACGGCGGCGAATCGGAAACGATCATCGGCAAGTGGATGCAGCAACGTGGCAACCGTGACGAAGTACTGATAGCCACCAAAGTAGGCGCCGATATGGGACAAGGAGCCAATACTACCAAAGCTTATATCCTCAGGGCTGTCGAAGACTCTCTGCGACGTCTGCAAACAGACTATATCGATCTTTATCAAACACATTATGATACCAGTACACCGGTGGAAGAAACCCTGGAAGCTTATGCCATCCTTGAAAAAGCAGGTAAAGTAAGGACCATCGGGGCTTCCAATATGAGCGCTGCCAGACTGGAAGAAAGTCTGCGTGCCAGCGAGCAGCACGGCTATCCTCTCTACGACACTTTCCAGCCGGAATATAATCTCTATGACCGCGCCGGCTACGAAAAAGAACTGGCCGCTGTTTGCGAAAAACATCAGATCGGCGTGATCTGCTACTATTCCCTGGCCAGCGGTTTCCTCAGCGGTAAATACCGAAGCCAGGATGATATCGCCAAAAGTAAGGCCCGTGGCAAGAAAGCACTCAACTACCTCAACGATCGGGGCATGCGTATACTCGCGGCCCTGGACCAGGTAGCAGCCCGTTATAACAGCACGCCTGCCGGTGTTGCGCTTGCCTGGCTCCTCACCCGCCCTGCTATCACCGCCCCCATCGCCAGCGCTACTGATATAGCGCAGCTCCGGGAAATCATGCATGGCGTTCAGCTCCAGCTGGACCATGAGGCTGTGGTGCTGTTAAACACCGCCAGCCACTATGATTAA
- a CDS encoding tetratricopeptide repeat-containing sensor histidine kinase gives MKKCIFIPLCLLLLSPSTRAQQSGIDSLQQTLNAHTQKDTIRVDLLNQLSRLYFTKDAVIAARFGEEARNLSGELGYTKGKIWANRNLALVENTKGNLDKQLEYTLAALKLAETQGDIRTLGILNNDIGNIFTEQNSPRDALVYLRKSLQLKEQLNETPEISKTLNNIGSAYIALKKTDSALIYLYQSEKLKKALHDERGLAYTYENMGIVAMLEEHYDVALQYHLLSAQYYKATDNQPGLTKASLNLAEVQTQLGDLKSAEKNLDAARALNEKLGNVKNEMIYYKIRFKLDSARNDYASALRHYKAFSERNIDYFNLEKSRQITRSQMKYETEKKQRENSMLKKEQQLHLATIQQQRVLVLSGAALFLALLLITVMVYRLYKHQQELYRQLNSKNQEVSLQNHIILEQNATLENLNQVKDKIFSVISHDLRSPLAILEGLLFLLKDEKMDAQQFRFYTDELWRDVKNTAYMMDNMLQWASNQMKGISVKSDDFDLTLLLNQEFELLQTLARQKDVKLSHELKSAILVYADPDMIRLVLRNLINNAIKFTPGGGEIIISSKFENGEAEVTIRDNGTGIPADDQHRIFSNIYYSTTGTRNEKGCGLGLHLSKDFVERNHGRIWFTSVHGEGSCFYFTVPLSDEQDINARGYTVVLQDNPVSGMSVLRR, from the coding sequence TTGAAAAAGTGCATTTTTATTCCCCTTTGCTTATTACTATTGTCACCCTCTACCAGGGCTCAGCAAAGCGGAATAGATAGCCTGCAGCAGACCCTTAACGCTCACACACAGAAAGACACCATCAGGGTAGACCTGCTGAACCAACTGTCACGCCTATACTTTACCAAGGATGCTGTCATAGCAGCCCGCTTCGGAGAGGAAGCCCGCAATCTCAGTGGCGAACTGGGATATACCAAAGGGAAAATCTGGGCCAACCGCAACCTCGCACTGGTAGAGAATACCAAAGGGAACCTCGACAAACAGCTGGAATACACCCTGGCCGCGCTGAAACTGGCAGAAACACAGGGAGATATCCGCACCCTGGGCATCCTCAACAATGACATCGGTAATATTTTCACCGAACAAAACAGTCCCCGCGATGCATTGGTCTATCTCCGGAAATCCTTACAGTTAAAAGAACAACTCAACGAAACCCCGGAGATCAGTAAAACCCTGAATAACATTGGCTCCGCTTATATTGCCCTGAAAAAAACAGATTCTGCCCTCATCTATCTATATCAATCCGAAAAGCTCAAAAAAGCACTGCACGATGAGCGCGGGCTGGCCTATACCTACGAAAATATGGGTATTGTAGCGATGCTGGAAGAACATTATGATGTGGCTTTGCAGTACCACCTGCTGTCTGCCCAATACTACAAGGCTACCGACAACCAGCCCGGGCTTACCAAAGCCAGTCTTAATCTCGCTGAAGTACAAACGCAGCTAGGCGATCTGAAGAGTGCAGAGAAAAATCTGGACGCTGCCAGGGCTCTCAACGAGAAACTGGGCAATGTCAAAAATGAAATGATCTATTATAAGATCCGCTTCAAGCTCGACTCCGCCCGCAATGACTATGCCTCTGCCCTGCGGCATTACAAAGCCTTCAGCGAACGTAACATCGATTACTTCAACCTGGAGAAAAGCCGGCAGATTACCCGTTCGCAGATGAAATATGAAACGGAGAAAAAACAACGGGAGAACAGTATGCTGAAAAAGGAACAGCAGCTGCATCTCGCTACCATACAGCAACAGCGGGTACTCGTACTCTCCGGAGCCGCCCTCTTCCTCGCATTGCTGCTGATCACCGTAATGGTATACCGCCTGTACAAACATCAGCAGGAACTATACCGGCAGCTGAACAGCAAAAACCAGGAAGTGTCCCTGCAAAATCATATTATCCTCGAACAAAATGCCACACTGGAAAACCTCAACCAGGTAAAGGACAAAATATTTTCCGTGATCTCTCACGACCTTCGCTCTCCACTGGCTATTCTGGAAGGATTACTTTTTCTGTTGAAAGATGAAAAGATGGATGCCCAGCAGTTCCGTTTTTATACCGATGAGCTGTGGAGAGATGTAAAAAATACGGCCTACATGATGGATAATATGTTGCAATGGGCCAGCAATCAGATGAAAGGCATCAGTGTAAAATCAGATGACTTCGACCTCACCCTTCTGCTCAACCAGGAGTTTGAATTACTGCAGACATTAGCGCGGCAGAAAGATGTGAAACTGTCGCATGAACTGAAGAGTGCCATCCTCGTTTATGCAGATCCTGATATGATACGCCTCGTGTTGCGCAACCTGATCAATAATGCCATCAAATTCACTCCCGGCGGCGGGGAGATCATTATCTCCTCAAAGTTCGAAAACGGCGAGGCGGAAGTGACCATCAGAGACAATGGCACCGGTATTCCGGCAGATGACCAGCACCGTATTTTCTCCAATATATATTATTCCACTACCGGTACCCGCAATGAGAAAGGTTGCGGACTGGGGTTACACCTCTCCAAGGATTTTGTGGAGCGCAACCATGGCCGCATCTGGTTTACCAGTGTACATGGAGAAGGCAGCTGCTTTTATTTTACCGTTCCCCTGTCAGACGAGCAGGATATTAACGCCCGCGGCTATACGGTAGTATTACAAGACAATCCTGTAAGCGGCATGAGTGTGCTGAGAAGATAG
- a CDS encoding histidine decarboxylase yields the protein MKDYPLSVADAATLDSLLTEVRTHTHHFLGYPVSKDFDYSPLYPFLQYPLNNLGDPFVDSTYTVGSREMERHVVEFFARLFRAPANDWWGYVTNGGSEGNLYGLYLARELYPKAMVYYSEATHYSVQKNLHLLNMPSIMIRTLPNGEIDYDDLQQTMSMNRHMPVIMLANIGTTMTEARDDIGRIKGILKDLAIRHHYIHADGALSGSYCAFLDPRPAFDFADGADSIAISGHKFIGSPIPCGVVVAKKSYRDRIARSVAYIGSVDTTITGSRNGHSPLFLWYALKSLGIAGLQERARHSLSVAAYAVERFRENGIDAWRNPHSITVVFPDPPGNIRRKWQLASENGWSHIICMPNVETTQIDQLLAEMTAAAVMV from the coding sequence ATGAAAGATTACCCGTTATCTGTTGCCGACGCAGCTACGCTGGATAGTCTGTTGACCGAAGTGAGGACGCACACACACCATTTCCTGGGATATCCTGTATCCAAAGACTTTGATTATAGTCCGCTATACCCTTTTTTGCAGTATCCGCTCAATAACCTGGGGGATCCATTCGTAGACTCCACGTATACTGTAGGCTCCAGGGAGATGGAGCGCCATGTCGTGGAATTTTTTGCGCGGCTGTTCCGTGCGCCCGCAAATGACTGGTGGGGATATGTGACCAATGGTGGTTCTGAAGGTAATCTGTATGGGCTGTACCTGGCCCGTGAGCTGTATCCCAAAGCCATGGTTTATTATTCTGAGGCTACGCATTACAGTGTACAGAAGAACCTGCATCTGCTGAATATGCCCAGCATTATGATCCGTACGCTGCCGAACGGAGAAATTGATTATGATGACCTGCAGCAGACAATGAGCATGAACCGCCACATGCCTGTGATCATGCTGGCGAATATTGGTACTACGATGACAGAAGCGCGGGATGATATCGGGCGGATTAAGGGCATTTTAAAAGATCTTGCCATCAGGCATCACTATATTCATGCTGACGGTGCTCTTTCGGGCAGTTATTGTGCCTTTTTAGACCCAAGGCCGGCCTTTGACTTTGCCGACGGAGCAGACAGCATCGCCATCAGCGGGCACAAATTTATAGGCTCCCCTATCCCTTGTGGCGTAGTAGTAGCCAAAAAATCTTACCGTGACAGGATAGCCCGCTCCGTTGCCTATATCGGCAGTGTGGACACTACCATCACAGGTTCAAGGAACGGCCACAGTCCGTTGTTTCTATGGTATGCCCTCAAAAGCCTCGGTATTGCCGGCCTGCAGGAAAGGGCCCGGCATAGCTTGTCCGTAGCAGCCTATGCAGTTGAACGTTTCAGAGAAAACGGCATTGACGCATGGCGTAACCCTCACTCCATTACGGTGGTATTTCCGGACCCTCCCGGGAATATCCGCCGGAAGTGGCAGCTGGCTTCAGAAAACGGCTGGTCACATATTATCTGCATGCCTAATGTGGAGACTACACAGATCGACCAGCTGCTGGCAGAAATGACTGCCGCCGCTGTCATGGTCTAG
- a CDS encoding outer membrane beta-barrel protein: MKKVHLFSAAMLALALAGNVQAQERSGVAPHSKFYLRAFGGYSFSVFSGQFPNVGPFPPQDLHTEFNPANPNPLDTISRKVLTGSYGEGVRGGLAFGYNINKYMAVEASFDYYHSKKNLMTKNLTTLVGNGKQLVSVESNGHVNAVIFTPSLVLSPGFEKVNPYIRFGAVLPLWGRLYIDTDVDQLSSVPNIPPGTQVHTVIHRKEEVRPNITLGFQGALGVSFYLSPRFDIFVEAEYKNVPVKSKNKEVTTYTETNTLVSAASGATVQQLPGRGLNDLSQAEKKVDYVTILDQSSNTKVNQIGARVFYKNDNAPSNDLKSYINIGGLGANAGIKFRL, translated from the coding sequence ATGAAAAAAGTGCACCTGTTTTCAGCCGCTATGCTGGCATTAGCACTCGCAGGAAACGTTCAGGCCCAGGAGCGTTCCGGAGTTGCCCCTCATTCAAAATTTTATCTCAGAGCATTTGGCGGTTATTCGTTTAGTGTTTTCTCGGGACAATTCCCGAATGTTGGCCCATTTCCACCACAAGACCTGCATACCGAATTTAATCCGGCTAACCCCAACCCGCTGGACACCATCAGCAGAAAAGTGCTCACCGGCTCTTATGGCGAAGGTGTCAGAGGGGGGCTGGCCTTCGGTTACAACATCAACAAGTACATGGCCGTGGAAGCATCTTTCGATTATTATCACAGTAAGAAAAACCTGATGACCAAAAATCTGACCACACTGGTTGGCAATGGTAAACAACTGGTAAGTGTTGAATCTAACGGTCATGTAAATGCCGTGATCTTTACACCCAGTTTGGTACTGAGCCCGGGTTTTGAAAAGGTCAACCCCTACATCCGTTTTGGGGCGGTGCTGCCGCTGTGGGGCCGCCTTTATATCGACACGGATGTGGACCAGCTGAGTTCAGTGCCCAATATTCCTCCTGGTACACAAGTACATACGGTTATTCACCGTAAGGAAGAAGTAAGGCCCAATATCACCCTGGGTTTTCAGGGAGCCTTGGGTGTATCCTTTTACCTGAGTCCCCGCTTCGACATCTTCGTGGAAGCAGAGTATAAAAACGTTCCGGTAAAAAGTAAAAACAAGGAAGTCACCACTTATACGGAAACCAATACCCTTGTTAGCGCTGCCTCTGGTGCTACTGTGCAGCAGTTGCCAGGCCGTGGTCTAAATGACCTCAGTCAGGCGGAAAAGAAAGTCGATTATGTGACTATCCTTGATCAAAGCTCCAATACCAAGGTTAATCAGATTGGTGCAAGGGTGTTCTACAAAAATGATAACGCCCCCTCCAACGATCTCAAGTCATACATTAATATCGGTGGATTGGGAGCAAATGCAGGAATCAAATTCAGACTGTGA
- a CDS encoding DUF6496 domain-containing protein — MAKYSSKSQEKVEKSMREMHKGKLKSGRSAKKVTNPKQAIAIGLSEARKEGAKVPKKTSSKTGTTKMVAAKKSTAKKTAAKKTTTRKITSSKMSTPKMATKKAAPKKAAAKKTTTKRVTAKKATAKRATTAKTMMKKKATARKTTPKKRAAMHKKTTRRRAMATA; from the coding sequence ATGGCAAAGTATTCCAGTAAGTCTCAGGAGAAAGTGGAAAAATCCATGCGTGAGATGCACAAAGGCAAACTTAAAAGTGGCCGTAGTGCTAAAAAAGTAACTAACCCTAAACAGGCAATTGCAATTGGTTTGTCTGAAGCCAGAAAAGAAGGCGCAAAAGTCCCTAAAAAAACAAGCAGCAAAACAGGAACTACTAAAATGGTTGCCGCTAAAAAATCAACCGCAAAAAAAACAGCCGCAAAAAAAACAACTACACGGAAGATAACTTCTTCCAAAATGTCTACCCCAAAAATGGCAACTAAAAAAGCTGCCCCTAAAAAGGCCGCAGCTAAAAAAACAACCACTAAACGGGTAACTGCCAAAAAGGCAACTGCCAAAAGAGCAACCACTGCAAAAACAATGATGAAGAAAAAAGCAACCGCAAGAAAAACAACCCCGAAAAAAAGGGCAGCCATGCATAAGAAAACAACCAGACGCCGTGCAATGGCTACTGCCTGA
- a CDS encoding BamA/TamA family outer membrane protein gives MYKALKITVLLISLAIGTQAQQDTVTTDKTVPADSLAFRKKSFFPLPVLGYSQEKGLEIGAAMLYSFYTDNHHPDITTRNSTLNLIPAVTTENQYKIDLKANIWTRGNTWHYKGNLRYHNFPLYFFGIGNDTRYNNRSLLNNIRYKAHLEAERRITGHFYAGASLLYQNDSYNSKDDKGIYNTMPLIGKEGGHVTFIGLTGIFDNRDNQNYTRKGWWLKLNAAYAPAFVSSEPLFKLEAQGIHFISLSRKSTLGLNGIFNSLQGSNLPFYLLPELGNDQMMRGYYAGRYRDQNYLAAQAEYRYLIDPKIHIHIWFVDVKPKFALAAFAGAGSVFNNHNFALSGFKPSMGGGIRYFYDENAKLTIRIDYAVGEKLAGESRQKGLYLSLAEAF, from the coding sequence ATGTATAAAGCACTTAAGATCACGGTCTTGCTTATTTCATTGGCAATAGGTACCCAGGCGCAACAGGATACAGTTACAACAGATAAAACAGTTCCGGCAGACAGCCTTGCATTCCGGAAAAAGAGCTTTTTCCCATTGCCGGTTTTAGGCTATTCTCAGGAGAAAGGTCTGGAAATAGGAGCAGCGATGTTGTATTCTTTTTATACTGACAACCACCATCCGGATATTACAACACGTAACTCTACGCTCAACCTGATCCCGGCTGTGACCACAGAAAATCAGTATAAAATTGATCTGAAGGCCAATATCTGGACCAGGGGCAACACCTGGCACTATAAAGGAAACCTCCGTTATCATAATTTCCCGCTGTATTTCTTCGGTATCGGCAACGATACCCGCTATAACAACCGTTCCCTGCTCAATAATATCCGCTATAAGGCCCATCTGGAAGCAGAACGCCGCATCACCGGACATTTCTATGCCGGGGCTTCCCTGCTGTATCAGAACGATTCTTACAACAGCAAAGACGATAAGGGTATATACAACACTATGCCGCTGATAGGAAAAGAGGGCGGGCATGTTACTTTCATCGGACTGACAGGCATCTTCGATAACCGCGATAATCAGAACTATACCCGTAAAGGTTGGTGGCTGAAACTGAATGCGGCCTATGCGCCGGCATTTGTCAGCTCTGAGCCCCTGTTCAAACTGGAAGCGCAGGGAATCCATTTTATTTCCCTGTCCCGCAAAAGCACGCTGGGCCTGAATGGTATCTTCAACAGCCTGCAGGGGTCCAACTTACCATTTTACCTGCTGCCGGAATTAGGCAACGACCAGATGATGCGCGGATATTATGCCGGCCGTTACCGCGATCAGAATTACCTGGCCGCACAGGCAGAATACCGTTACCTGATCGATCCGAAAATTCATATACATATCTGGTTTGTAGATGTGAAGCCTAAATTCGCACTGGCGGCTTTCGCTGGCGCAGGGTCGGTGTTTAATAACCACAACTTTGCCCTGTCTGGCTTCAAACCCAGCATGGGAGGTGGTATCCGCTACTTCTACGATGAAAATGCCAAACTGACTATTCGTATAGACTATGCCGTGGGTGAGAAGCTGGCTGGTGAGTCAAGACAAAAGGGATTATACTTGTCGCTGGCAGAAGCATTTTAA
- a CDS encoding DUF6630 family protein — protein MQIGISQEDFSWLTGNFGKQSGNSYMDMKEDVIHEIFPDKVVIGTRFLNCASYELSFAENQLHIKKNRLDNYKLQEKAKMIPDEMQEEDVEELVHLWENLLRELKMKEKLKSLSNARELMAQLYLDIFDEEEAEEQIDNLPEVVTPNVTVIWEELQVALQQTGNLADFEWKELSDEGTYALNELSPVVKAGVSLEAPTQEEYEEILAAEDFAKALLDHFNRQLEDYELKIVAIGPSLDEYQSFACFPMQDFRLANAVLKMEELCLICFF, from the coding sequence ATGCAAATAGGAATATCACAGGAAGACTTCAGTTGGCTGACGGGCAATTTTGGCAAACAAAGTGGCAATTCATATATGGATATGAAAGAAGATGTGATCCATGAAATATTTCCGGACAAGGTTGTGATCGGCACTCGTTTTCTGAACTGTGCTTCCTATGAACTTTCTTTTGCAGAAAATCAACTCCACATCAAAAAGAACAGGCTCGACAATTACAAGTTGCAGGAGAAAGCGAAGATGATTCCGGATGAGATGCAGGAAGAAGATGTGGAAGAACTGGTGCATCTCTGGGAGAATTTGCTGCGCGAGCTGAAGATGAAGGAAAAACTGAAAAGTCTCTCCAATGCCCGGGAACTCATGGCTCAGCTGTACCTGGATATTTTTGATGAAGAAGAGGCGGAAGAACAGATTGATAACCTTCCTGAAGTGGTAACCCCAAATGTGACGGTTATCTGGGAAGAGTTGCAGGTAGCACTCCAGCAAACCGGCAACCTGGCTGATTTTGAATGGAAAGAGCTGTCAGATGAAGGTACCTATGCATTGAATGAGTTGTCTCCGGTGGTAAAAGCGGGTGTTTCCCTGGAGGCCCCTACACAGGAAGAATATGAAGAGATCCTGGCTGCTGAAGATTTTGCCAAAGCATTGCTGGACCATTTCAATCGTCAACTGGAAGACTATGAGCTGAAGATCGTCGCTATCGGTCCATCTCTGGATGAATACCAGTCTTTTGCCTGCTTCCCTATGCAGGACTTCAGACTGGCCAATGCAGTGCTCAAAATGGAAGAGCTATGCCTGATCTGTTTCTTCTGA
- a CDS encoding mechanosensitive ion channel family protein produces the protein MMVTDKTYKYINRRERVIFFIKLLIYSGLIYFNVEHPAFFEGLPWLYKIAEALTFFLGANLVISMAWLVILYWYTRRHRIKPLEKDNFILGINRITSVMNTAFFLLAVPIFFGKDLVQLITGISIVAAAIALLTKDYISNMINGLIVMFSDQLSLGDQVRIGEYRGRIMDITLINVVLQNDDDEIVIIPNSVVFTTIVINQSKQNIKKLSLEFELDHKHKFTPEELESRLRKSISAYQRYYREDSFSLKTLEIRKDFVQFKIQLLVPSDKEKERLIKRALNTEIIAIAEGGRS, from the coding sequence ATGATGGTAACCGATAAAACCTATAAATATATCAACCGCCGTGAGCGGGTCATCTTCTTTATAAAATTATTGATCTACTCCGGCCTCATTTATTTCAACGTCGAACATCCGGCTTTCTTCGAAGGGTTGCCATGGTTATATAAAATTGCCGAAGCCCTGACGTTCTTTCTGGGCGCTAACCTCGTGATCTCCATGGCATGGCTGGTGATCCTTTACTGGTATACCCGCCGCCATCGTATCAAACCTCTGGAAAAAGACAATTTTATCCTCGGTATCAATCGCATCACTTCGGTGATGAACACCGCTTTTTTTCTGTTGGCTGTCCCCATCTTTTTTGGGAAAGATCTGGTACAACTGATCACCGGTATCAGCATCGTGGCAGCGGCCATTGCATTATTAACAAAAGATTACATCTCCAATATGATCAACGGGCTGATCGTGATGTTTTCTGATCAGCTATCACTGGGAGATCAGGTTAGAATCGGGGAGTACCGCGGCAGAATCATGGATATCACCCTGATCAACGTGGTGCTGCAGAACGATGATGACGAGATTGTAATCATCCCCAATTCGGTCGTGTTTACCACCATCGTTATTAATCAATCCAAACAGAACATTAAAAAACTCTCACTTGAATTTGAGCTGGATCATAAGCACAAATTTACGCCCGAAGAGCTCGAATCCAGGCTGCGTAAGTCGATCTCGGCCTATCAACGCTATTACCGGGAAGATAGTTTCTCTCTCAAAACCCTGGAGATCAGAAAAGACTTTGTACAGTTCAAAATACAACTGCTGGTACCGTCCGACAAAGAAAAAGAGCGCCTGATAAAACGGGCGCTCAATACAGAAATCATTGCTATTGCGGAAGGTGGCAGAAGCTAG
- a CDS encoding SelT/SelW/SelH family protein has protein sequence MKPVITIAYCPKCGWLLRAAYMAQELLTSFTEELGGVTLRPSETAGTYTIFLNEEKIFDRKEAGHFPEIKFLKQLVRDHVAPGKSLGHSDRNTD, from the coding sequence ATGAAACCGGTTATTACCATAGCCTATTGTCCCAAGTGTGGATGGCTGCTAAGGGCTGCGTATATGGCGCAGGAACTCCTGACATCTTTTACAGAAGAGCTGGGCGGTGTTACCTTACGCCCCAGCGAAACTGCAGGTACCTATACCATCTTCCTCAATGAAGAAAAGATATTTGACCGGAAAGAAGCCGGGCATTTCCCGGAGATAAAATTCCTGAAACAGCTGGTACGCGATCATGTAGCACCCGGCAAAAGTCTGGGCCACTCAGACAGGAATACTGATTAA